In Amia ocellicauda isolate fAmiCal2 chromosome 16, fAmiCal2.hap1, whole genome shotgun sequence, the following proteins share a genomic window:
- the hacd2 gene encoding very-long-chain (3R)-3-hydroxyacyl-CoA dehydratase 2, which produces MAAPAPGAGKATHNDASHKRKKGPGALATAYLVIYNVVMTAGWLVIAVGLVRAYLAKGSHHGLYYSIEKPLKFFQTGALLEILHCAVGIVPSSVVLTGFQVMSRVFLTWAVTHSVREVQNEDSVLLFVVAWTVTEIIRYSFYTFSLLNHLPYLIRWARYTLFIVLYPMGVTGELLTIYAALPYVQKTGLYSVTLPNKYNFSFDYYTFLILTMVSYIPLFPQLYFHMMRQRKKVLGPAEDYSKVE; this is translated from the exons ATGGCAGCACCCGCTCCCGGGGCCGGCAAAGCGACGCACAACGATGCGTCCCACAAGCGCAAAAAGGGGCCGGGGGCTCTGGCAACCGCCTACCTGGTCATCTACAATGTGGTCATGACGGCAGG GTGGCTGGTCATAGCTGTTGGACTGGTCCGTGCATATCTTGCCAAAGGCAGCCATCACGGCCTGTATTACTCCATAGAAAAGCCCCTGAAGTTCTTTCAGACGGGGGCTCTCCTAGAG atattacactgtgctgtag GAATTGTCCCATCATCTGTAGTTCTCACAGGATTTCAAGTGATGTCACGAGTGTTTCTCACGTGGGCCGTAACACATAGTGTGAGAGAG GTACAAAACGAAGAcagtgttttgctttttgtggTTGCTTGGACAGTAACGGAAATTATCCGCTACTCCTTCTACACATTCAGCCTTCTCAACCATCTTCCATACCTCATTAGATGGGCCAG ATACACTCTCTTCATCGTTTTGTACCCCATGGGTGTCACCGGAGAGCTGCTGACCATATATGCCGCTCTGCCCTACGTCCAGAAGACAGGGTTGTATTCGGTGACACTGCCGAACAAATACAACTTCTCCTTCGACTACTACACATTCCTCATCCTGACAATGGTCTCTTACATTCCCC TTTTCCCCCAGTTGTACTTTCATATGatgagacagagaaagaaagtgTTGGGACCAGCAGAGGACTACAGTAAAGTGGAATAA